The following nucleotide sequence is from Aspergillus luchuensis IFO 4308 DNA, chromosome 1, nearly complete sequence.
TAGTCGAAGGCGTACTTGGCACCAGATGCGCAGACCAGGTTGAAGTGCTTGGGGCTGCATGTCGTCACTACTTCGAAGCCGCAGAGAGAGGCGAGTTGGATGGTGTATAGGCCCACGCTTGCTAAACTAAGTCAGTATTGTGTACTTGGTTCAGTGTCATGGGGACTTACAGCTACCACCCCATACCAGGATCCTGGTACCCTTGGCTGGGTTGCGATTGAGTGCAAGACAGCTTTTGGAGAATAGAGCTAGCCATGCTGTAGCTGCGGCGAGGGGGATGGTGCTGGCTTCTGCGCGCGAgatgttgctgttggtagGTAACTTGAATGAGATTCGTTCGTCTGCTAGACAATATTGGCTGTATGCGCCTAGACCTTTGATCTCTCCTGCATCGAGGAACGAGTCAGCGTAATTACTCAAGTGAATGCGGTGACTACATACCTCCCCAGACTAAGCCAGCAATGATATCACCTTTGGCGAGTCGGGTAACCTCACTGCCTAGCTCAATAGCCTCGCCGACAAAGTCGCATCCGAGAACAGCGCCGTTGCCAAACGCGTTACTATCGAAGGATTGCACTATAATGTGTAAGTGGGGTTGGATGCAGGACAGGTAGGATGGGATTGGGTGGTGAACTAACCATCGGTCGGGTTTTGTGCAGCATGCGACAACTTGACCAGCACTTGATTTGAGGCTGGAGATGGCAGGGAGATCTCTTCTTTGGACAGCTTGGGCGATTGGCCATCTGTCACGCGGACAACGAGCGCTGTGTTTGATGGGGTGGCCATTATGGTGAGATGCTGGTCGGTATTCTGCGCTATTCCGAGTGCAGACCGAGTGGAAGGTTCTTGCCAGGTCAGTTCGAGGTTGTACTTGAAGTGTACTTTTGCACAATAGCTAGTTAGAGGTATTTATAAAGGAGCGCGAGAGACTTGGTGAATGGGCTAACAGGCAAGGTGATTGATAAGCGCGCTAAAAGCGAAGCAACATGCGGGGAACGGGAATCCCCCGCGTCAGGAGATCTCCGGCCATTTCCCGACATACACTTCCGAGTGTTGGCATAGTCTCTCATCGGTAACATCCCACCATTTGGATTGGTTATTCCATTTTTGCCATCCGGCCTCAGCCGCGCTTTTGTATCAGTGGCTGCAGATAGCTTAGTACACATTCCTGCACTCCCACCGAGCTATGTGccactccatccaccacGTCCAGCTGAGCCTCAATACCGTCTGCCTGCCAACTGCTCTGCAAATGCTGTAGCGACTGCGATCGTCCCTGGTCCATCATCACTACCTCCCGCTTTCCCATCTTCTCTTTGCCACCGTCCTTCTCGGATGCCTTTTCCGCAGCCATTCGTTGGGCCATTACTTTCTTCGCCCACTCCCAGAACTCCTTTCCCCCATGGACCTTCACGTCTTGACTTCCAATGACTAGCTGAACCTGCACGTTTCTCATAATATCCTTTTCTAAACCTTTACCGAACACCTCCTGAAAATTAGCAATCCCACTTGGCCATGCCAGTTGCTCGTCAAGCATAGTGACCTTGCCCGGGGCACCGACGCTCACAGCCGCTAGTCGCTCCGGGTGCACGTAGAAAAACCGATGCGCAAATTGCCCTCCACCAGAAAACCCCGCTAAGAAGACCTTTTCTGTGTCAATTCCAGGCCATACTGTAGCCACTTCATCTAGAATCGCCAGAAGCGCAAGATCGGAGCGCAATGTCGCTGAACGCAGCACCTTGTATGAGTCGAGATCATTCGGTCCATCGATGTTCGCGGGGAAAAGCGGGGCGAGGATGGCACAGGGTGTCGATTCCGCAAAGAAGGCCTGCTCAGGTCGGATAGAGGTTTTGCGGCTCGTACCGTGGATATTAACCAGCAAGGGAAGTTTGGCTTTGTCGTAAGGGCTGGATTTAGAGACGCGGTTGGGGTCTGGATTGTAATGTGTGGGAGGGATGTACAGAGTGTAGGACACGCGCGGTTCAGCTGCCAGAGTGCGCTGGGGGATGTGTCCGACGAGAAACGCCAACTTGAGGAATTGTGGCGGTACTTCGGGAGTGGTAAGAGGTATATTCATGATTGCGCGACTCTGTTGCAAATCTTCCCTCGGGTGTGATCGAAATGCTCCAAAATGAATGTCCTGGGACGCTGGTATATAATCTGACGGTCGGAAAGAACGGGATGCCGATATGCCGACAACTAGAACTGTTGGGCCGTAAGCGGTAAGGACAACGTTTATTCCCCAAGGATGAGAACAGCAGATTGAAGCGTTATAGGGGCAGGCTGGATACACAATCACTTGCAACCAGCAATAAACCTGTAGCGACGGCGTTCAACGTTGAGAGTTTATTCCGGGCCGTCAGCCGCATGCCCGATCTTAAGTGGTTGCGGGGACATGCGGAGGGTAAGTGGATCCAACAGAGTTTGGTTACCAACAAAAGCGTTGAGAACATTTTCTTGTGGCCGATCTGACATTTCATCCCAATTGGGTGAGCGATCAAGTCAGATGAAGTTGCTTATCAACTGAATGCTGACGATAGCTATTCCTCACACCCGTTGTCTTCACCAGCAAACAGCGTCTCTATCTCTATGAAGCTCGTGCATATACTCCCAGCATGTCGGTTCAGCTTAGAGGTTTCTGACAATATCATCGAGCTGTCAGTACATACCTAGGAAAATCATAGGGATGGACGTGCTGGCCATGGCACACGTTGAGCAAACTTTAGTACCTCCGTTGCACGGTGCTCACCATGGGTTAGGGATCCCTGGTCATGGCTTGTCCGAGCTGGTAATTTGTGGTACTTTAGCCCATGAAGGGTAGTGGAATGCATGGTCATAGGATCTTAAAGATAGAAGTACTATAGCTGGACATGATTGTTGGTAGAATTGGTCCGGGGAATCACCTGATCCGCAGGTGATCGAGTCACGAGGGCGACGATACTTTGATCtgttccttccttctttcacttcatctccatctccatctaccCCGCCCTTGCCTTTCCATCGTTCGATAACAAAAATCGATTTTATGCCCCATGGCTATCCAACTACACATACTCCAAACCCAGTGTTTACCGGGTTCAATATTGGATTGCGGTGGCTCGGATATTTGGGTCCTTACGAGGGGTGTTTCTCGATCTACCAAGGTCGCTTCTCAAGGACGAGTTTCCAATTAAGAAGCCGTATGATTTACAAAAGGGTGGGTCTTCCGATACACAACCAAACGATAGCTGACCAAGGGCAAGTATTGAAGGAATAGTTGCAGCCTAAAAATGAGCCCATGCGGTGCCAGTTGGAGACGCGCAGGCGTTCCTCTGGTTCCCCGCAACTTACAGGGTGCATCGGAGGAAGATACTGGTTTCCGACTAGTGGTACGCCTCTTTCAAAGCTGGTTATATTTCATCTTCTATATTGCCCCTTAACTGGACAGCTTGAGTGGACGACGAGAACAGTTTTAGCGTCATTAAGGGCTAGCAGCATCTTACGATCTATTTGAGGGAGCGAAACACGTGCTACTCTGTCTTTCAGCACTGCCTATGACAGGCCGAACTAGCGTGGGTAGAACATGTCTTAGTTATTTTGGGTTCCACGGTCAATGAACGCTTGTGAGACATCAGGAGCTGACTGAGTTTATGGCTGAGACAAGCTTTAGCCAAGCTTTGGGACGGCTTTCGGCATCGCATCCGGAGTTCCTAGCTGGTCCGAATTGTGATTCATGGAAAGCTGACAAGGGGGTGCACGAGGAGTCAAGAACGTGGATGAATCAGGCATGGCTTTGCTCAGTTCACCCAATTGGTGTTAGGAGATCTTTGGCCCACTACGGTGAATGATCACTTAGTACATCCCCCGGCTGCATATTTTTCCAGAGTCATCTCGCTAACGGTGTGACCGGATTCGGGCGGGAACTTTAGAACACCAGAGAATCAGGGACATCTTCTGACCAGCTGATCCCGGGTGAGACATGGATAAATACTGAAGAATCATCGCCAATGAAGTCCGACGGCCAGACCCACCGTGGAAAAATGCAAGCCGTTCGGAATAGCGGCTGTTTTCGGCATAAAACATTTCCCCAGGAAGCGGACAACTCAATTTCGGCGCCCCGTTGATCTACGCAGGACCGAGACGAACACTCTGCGAAATAACATGGCGCAGGGGCTACATGCCATATCAGTCCATCTCCTACGCCGCTGtttagaattaaatattgaTCACCGCTTTCTGATAACAAATGACGGAGACGCGCAATACCCCTGGGATGGCGCTGGTTAGTCTGTACTAGCGCTGCCACTAGCAAAGCTTGACCCAACAATGGCGCAGGAGAATCCTGCTGCCTAGCTCGGATTGGTCGCCCTCGGCAGGCGTGAAACAATTTCCCCAGCATGAAGACCTGCCATTCGTGCAGATTCGATCCAATTGCTCTGACGTACGATCACCGGGGAAGGTCACAATGAAGTACAAATGTCCCTGCGTAGCGGATATGGAGGGCTGCGAGCTCGCTTATGATTTACTGTGATGAGACTCCCCCCCGGTGACCTGACCCAGATATGACCCGTCTCTACCATGGTATCGCCGAGCGCCATCAACATGTTATCTTCAGCGGGCCTCTCCAAGACATTTAGTGTACCCATAAAAGTGATACCACTCGTCATTGCCACTGTTCACCAATACTTTTCGGGTTAGTTGGTCCGTCCTACTCAAAAAATTTGTATGCGATTATCCAATTCCAATATGCTTAAGCGATATCTGCGGGCTTTCGGTCTGCTATCGTTTGGCTGTCGCCTTGTCCCACACGTTCCCCCTTTTGACCGGTCGGTTCGGGGAATCAATGACATGCGGGATTTTCCCGCAATATAATGCTGAACCCGCCGGTCCTTTGCTACTGAAACTACGCTGTTGTTTCATCTTTTCACTGTGCCCAGTGTATTCTCCCCGGCAGTCCTTTTTGGCAGTCCTCTGCCACACCCCTTGACTGCGGCATAGCATTCTTGTTCGGACCCAATATGCGCCACATTCCTGCATGGTTCGTGGCCTGTCTGGCTGCGGCCACCGCCTCGGCCTCTGCCCCGACTTGCAGCACCGACAGCAAGTGTCCGGAAGAGTACCCGTGCTGCTACAGTGAGCACACCATGCCTCGTAATTCACACATATTCTGACATATTATCTTCAAGGTGGACAATGTGGTGTAGGAACCTACTGCCTGGGAGGTTGCAACCCTCTTGAATCGTACTCGCTCGACAGCTGCACGCCCGAGCCCATCTGCAAGAACCAGACCTACTCGTTCACAAGCATGGACAATGCAGTCCTGTACGACCACTACCTTGGTAACGCATCCGAATACGATTGGGTGTACAGCGGCTACCCCAAGATCAAGAATGATAGTCTGTGGTTGACGATGCCCAACGGCACGACGGGCAGTCTGTACTCCCTCAACCATTACATCTGGTATGGGAAGGTGTCGGCCAAGATCAAGAGCAGCCGGACGCAAGGTGTCGTGACGGGTTTCATTCTGATGTCGGATGATTTTGATGAGATCGACCTTGAATGGGTTGGATACAATCTGTCGAGCGCGCAGACCAACTTTTACTTCCAGGGTGTAGAAAACTGTATGTTCGCAGCTTGTCTTTCTCGTGTTTCAAACTGACCATTCCAGATACCAATGAAGTCAACACCGCCGTGTCTAACGGCAACACCTTTGACGAATGGCACACCTACACCATCGACTGGAAGCCCGACGTGTTGGAATGGCTCATCGATGGCACCGTGATGCGCACACTGACCAAGAACTCCACCTACAACGCTACCTCAGGTGTCTACCAGTACCCCCAGACGCCGTCTCGGCTGGAGATGTCCATCTGGCCCGGTGGTTCGGAAGCCGAGGGACTGGGTACCATTGAATGGGCTGGTGGTTTGATCGACTGGGATAGCACGGATATTAAGGAGTACGGCTACTTCTACGCGCAGTACAAGGACATCACGATCGAGTGCTACCCTGCCCCGGCTGGAACTATCGACAAGGGTGACACTTCCTACGTGTACACCAGCGACAGCGGTCTGTCAGACACCATTGAACTCTCCGGCAACAGCACCGTTCTCTACAACTTGCAGGATACTGGCCTGAACATGACTGCTGGTACCAAGATGTCGGATTCGGCTACCGCCTCGGGATCCAGCTCCGGAGCCAGTAGCACCGGCGGGAGTAGCAGTGGAGACAGCAGCACGAAGAAGAGTGCCGCTTCTGGGTATGGCGAGCGCGTGATGGAGGGATCGGTTCTCGCGGCAGTCGGTGCCGTGGTTGCGCTGAGTCTGTCCTAGATGGGTGGTACACGGTTTCAAGTAAGAACGTGGCACGCGAGATGCTTGATGTGGTATATACTTCTTCGGATCTATATTTGAAAGGTGTATGACTATAATGTACTTAATTGTAATATTGAGTGTAAATGTACATATAACGCTCACACTGAACATACAATTGTCCTACAGCGGATTGAATCAGCCTACGACAAACACTATAAAGATCCTGCTATATCAATCGATAAGGCTACCCTATAATACCACAGACAGACACAGTCACACTCTGcctctccccaccacccaggaaaagaagagtcTACAACTCAGCAGGTACCCCGGTACAAGCAAGACACAAATTCCGCACCAGCCCAATCCCCAGAATAGCACACAGCAACACCCGCCAAGTCGACTCATCGCCGCTCTCCATCCACGCTTCCTCAAGCCCACAAAACCATTcacccatcctcatccccatctccacccgcatcatcaccaccaccaccaccaccaccaccacaacaacaacaacaacaccaacccacACCCCCCTTACCCCTCTCCCTATATCccccctcttcaccctcccaACCCACTCTTCAATAACacgaacaacaaccccactCCCCCCAAGCACAACCGGCACCCCACTCCCAGGATGCGTACTGGCACCAACGAAAAACAACCCCTGGATACTCTCATGCTGAATCCTGGGCCTAAAGCACAACACATTGAGAAATGAATGCGAAAGTCCGAGTATCGCCCCGCGATCCAGATTGTATTTGTCTGTCCAGGTTAGTGGGGTTTCGATCCTTTCGCATACGATGTGTGATTCGATGTCATTGCCTGTGAGGTCGTGGATAGTGGAGAGGATCAGGGCGCGGAtggtttgggtggtggtgtgccAGTAGGCGGTTGTGTTGTGGGGGTTTAATGgggatgttggtgatgaggaggaggaagatgttgttggggagagaaggtggGGCACGGGTACTAGGACGACGATAGCGTCTGTGTTTGGTGGTGAGGCTGAGGGGTCGATTCTGCTTGGGATGTGTAGGTAGAATGAGGGATGTTCGGGGATTTGGTGGTTTTTGAATATAGCGTCGAAGCTGGATTTATATTTtgatgagggagggaggaatatATTGTGGGATTGGAGGTTCGGAAGAGTGGTGTCTAACCCCCAGTAGAATGAGATGCTGCTGCATGAGGTGGGCTTGTTTTGTAGGGATTCGCTGTATGTGGTTTTCGGGAGCAGGTTGTTGTATGCGTAGGTTAGGTCCGCGTTGATGATTACGATGTCTGCGGGGAGGAATTTGCCGCTGGAGAGATGCACCCCCATTACGTGCTTGTGGTCGTCGCTGAGGGCGATGGAGGTTACGGGCGTGTTGAGGATGTATGCGGTGTTGTGGCGGATGCTGATTTTGACGAGGGCGTCGAGGATCTATATTCATATTTCAGTCGGGACCTTGGATAGTAGAAGGCTGATGAAAGGGGGAGACACAGTTCTGAATCCACCAACAGGATACCATATGCCATCTGTCACCTCCGTATACTGTAGCAGAGAGTACGTCGCTGGAGCATCAAACGGGCTCATGCCCAGGTACATACTGGCGAAGGTGAAAGCCTGGCGGAGTTTATCGGAGTGAAAGTACCGGCTCGCACGAGTATATATACTCTCGAAGACGTGGAGTCTGGGTAAagcgaggaggagatccCAGTGGACGAGACTCCAGATGGTTGCGAAGTTACGGTGCAGGATATGTTCACAGGACAAGGTATAGTGTCGACCGGATTCAACCAGGAAGCGTAGGAATCCTTCGAATCCGTGCGGTCCCTCGTAAGCTTCTATCTGCTCTTTCATCGATGGAATGTCAGTGGATAAGTCAATGTGGTCGTGATCTGGAAACCAGATGCGGTAGCTGGGGTCGCATTTGCGGAGACTGATACCCTCatcggagatggaggtgcCTAGGTCATGGAAGatctggtggaagaaggacggcatgaggagaagggaagggccTTGGTCGAAGCGCTACAGCTGTTAGTATTGCCTTGGGATATATATAGGGACGCACGTAGTCATCCTCTTGCATTAGAGAACAGCGTCCCCCGATATCTGCATTCTTCTCGACCACCGTCACTTTGTAGCCCTTTTTGGCGAGGCGCGCTGCAACAGCGACACcgccggcaccaccacctgGTTGCTGATAGTTAGAAAAGGGGTGCAGAAGATAAATGTGCTTCATACCAACTACTATGGCAGTGGGAGGCTCCATTGAGCCAAGAGAGAACAGGCGCTTTAGGATGTAAAGGTAGTTGTCTGATTCTCTAGCTCTTACAGCTGGGAGTTGATGTCATACAGTAAACCATGTGCGAGATGCCATAAGCTTTATACTCAAGGGATCTGGCATTCACCACGACAGAGCAAGTGGGTGACGAGGCAGACGAACTGGTATCCACGGCTCAGACCGAGCAGCAACAGGAAAACGTAAACCCAAAACAACATAAAGACGCCTAGACTGTATGACAACCGAACTTACTTTCGGGTAATCCGGGTGTAACATACAGGAACAAGCTAATTAAACTCCCAGCTCTTCCGCCTCCCAATCATACGCTACTTTCAGTCGCTCGCTCATCTCCAGTGGCTGGTCCAACCTCTCTGACAAAATCTCGATCACAGCAGGTACATCTACCTCCATGTTATGCTGATCATCCACCGGATCCATCATCAGTACCACATATGGTTGATCCCGCATGATTGCGGCCTCATAGAAAGCAAAGTCCGGTCTGGACGTGGGCATAAATTCGATCAACAGTGTATCATCGGCAGCCCAAAAATGATTATGCAGAGCACTTCCGTGGGGACCAATCACTGCTTTCACGTTCTGATGAACGTAACGCATCAGCGCGTCGGTGCTGGGAAAGTCCTTGTGGTTGAAGATCTTCagttcttcccttttccctctcttaTTGAGAAGTGATTGGATATTTGCTAGGAGAATATCTTCGTTGAGGACTTCTCTGCCAGCATTCAGGATCAGCCCGTTCGATCGTGTCATGTATAAAATCAATTTCCGGTTTGTCTTTTCTACAGGCTGAAGACTATCAGGACTGAGGAGCGAAAGGGATCTCTGTGTTAGCCACGGATGGATAAGTGGTGCACGACAGCTCCATATAAGCTGCGATGCCACAAAGGTTGTATCGCTATGCAGCACCCGGTCTGCAGGATATCCGAGGTATGACCAAAACTCTTCGACAGATTTGTGTCCCTCGCGCCCAGTAGCTACATACTGTGTCTGATGGTCCCGAGATTGAGCCACTGCCCGCATGCCGCGGTCGAGAAAGTGCTGCATCGACCACGAGTCTGGGAAGTTTGCCAGCAGCACGCTGTCATGAGTGGGCTCGTCGCTACTAGGTACAACATGAGAGGTTGTAGCGAGGCCGGACATGCAGGCTTGCATGATCCACTTGTCGAAGGGTGTAGAGGCAGATATGGTAACATTTTCAAATACCTGCAATATAAGTATCTGTCTCTTATGTAGAGATGTGCACACTCACATATATCTGACCGTGCTTTTCAGGATAACGCACTCGACCTTTCATCTCATAAGCCCGTTCCCACATCATCCACGTCGTGTTCCACCACCGTTCCGCATCGTGAGGACGGGACGTAGCGAATATTGGAGGGCTTATGGTAAAGGCAGGGTAGATCAGTTCCTCAGCGGATACTACATTCGGTAGTGTCCGAGCCATACATGGTGCATAGTATCCGGGGGTTGAGTCGGTGCATTCTGTCAGTCTGAGGGGACGAAATCGGTCGCTTTTGGTGGGGGATACAGTTATATGCTTCCCCGGGTTCAATCCAGGCGTGGCAACTCGAATGGTGTAGTCTCCGATGTGCTTGGTTTTgtagaagatgaagaggagcgaAAGAGATAGTAGAAGCGACAAAAGAATGCGCCGCAttgtagtagcagcagctgtTGAGGATTCCAGTATACCCTCGAGATTTTCCAGGTATATTCATTTGAGTTCAGTAGGACGCAACTGGATATCCCGCTTGTTTCTGTTCATAACGGTGTACCTCAGTGAACCGAATCTGTTTGCTGAGCCCCAGCGATGACGCATAGCCGTACTTGGCCACTGCGGATCTAACTGAAGACTAGGCCATCGTATTGATCGCTTCACCTTCCATTAACTATTGCGTTCTCCTCATGCACTGCCCCTGTGCTCGATCCTCTGCCGAGCCCTTCCTGTCAGCTTACAGTTTGGCACGCCTGATGTGCGGCTCCCGCTCGGACACGGATTCGGTACCTTGAAGTTGGTTACGAGCCCGTGCTGACAACATCGGTGATAGTTTTGCATTTATATGCAATGTCAGGCACGAGAACCACTTTCAGAGTTATGCCGACCAGGCCGGGAGTATAGTGGGAGAATGGGAGGTGAGTTAAAAAGGGTAATCCAGTTGTGCTGACAAGGCTGTCCAATCACGATCGCCGTCTACAGCTGATGCATCAGAAAGGCTGGCTTGAATTAGTGCAGATCTGCTAAATTAGGTGATGATCTTCATGCTGCGGGCGAATGCCGACTAACGCTAATCCACGTAAGATCTTCTGCTCCCAAATCAAAGCCACCCCTCCTGTCGATATCCTTCAAAGTTGTCCTGAATGATTCAATTcaggcaaagaaagaaaaaataaacacGTTCTACTATTTCTGTAGACCCACTGTGCGGTCACTTGCCAGCACCGCTGACGAGGTTTTCGACTTTATACGACCATACAACCGACTTCCGATTTACAATCTTGGTCATGTAGACTGACGCTAGGATTAATGAGGGACCAATAGCAACTGCGGCTACAGTCCACGCCAGAAATATGACATACCAGGCGGACTCATCATGCTGCGTCTGCCAGAAATCCGCCCCCCACAGATAGTGGCAGACAGCCTCCAGGATGCGATTGCGCATGACCATAATGAACAAAGGATGAAACAGGTATAGTGAGAAAGAGATTGTGCCGAGGAATTGCACGGGGCGAGATTCTAGCGGAACTCGCAGGAATCGATGACGCCTGAGCGTCCCAACAACGAGGATCGCTCCGACAGCGTGCCAGCCCCGGATGCGGATCTCAGGATCCACATAGAACGGCAGCTTTAGGTAGGACTGAAACCAGAAGTCGGGTGGAAAAGTCGGATCTTGCGGAAGGCACAGGAGGTATATTCCGCTCACGAAGAGCAGACCGGTGAAAATGTTCGCACTATTTCTGACAACTGTGGTCGGTTCGATTTTCTGACCAAGACTCCAGGACGCCTCGCGCAGAGTATCGAGTTCCGCAAACAGGAGACCGGCAATGAATGCCGATAATATAGGTGAGCCAAACCACATGAAAGTGGCACTCAGGCAGGCAATTACCACCAGCCGCACTTTAGGCCTGATGGATGCGAGGCCGAGTATGATCAGATAAACAGCCAATGAGTATTGGTACTCATATGAGATTGTCCACAAGTGGAAATTATACCCCGTCACATAGAACGGTCCACTTAAATGAAGAGTAGTCAGAAAGGTCATGGTAAGACAACTCAGATGAGGTTGTAGCGCTGACCAAGGCTCCGCTCCTGAGCACCCTTCCAGCTCACCCGGAAACCAGTTGAATAGGCCAATGTAAAGAGACATATGGCAAATTACACAAAGGATCAGAACGGGAATGTAAAGGCGAAACCCGCGGCGAAAGACGGAAGAGGTAAGTTTTCGATAGAACTGAGCCGGTGCATCATCACGGAGTCGGATTATGGAGGTCGACACAGCATAGCCTGAGATCACATAGAAGAGAAGGACCATGGACTGTCCAGCAAACAGTAAGCGAAGCGGCGGTAACTGGAAGGGATTCCGATTTTCATCCGCGGGGACAGCCCAAAATGATCGGTAGGGTGTTTTCATCTCTCCCACCGTGAAGTGAAACCAGGCGACGATCGCCGCAGCTATGCCTCTCAGGCCGTCAAGCCAATTTTCCCGAGGCTTGACCGAAGCTGCTGATGCCATAGTGTGTATTGGATGAAAGAGGCAGATGTGCTTGGAGCAAAGGATTAGGTGTGCTGTGTCATTTCCGCCCAGTGAGGGGTTTAAGAAGGCTGGCCTTGGTGCAGCCCAAACAACTTGGACCCGCGTAATAACGAAGGATCGGCCGTGGCACGGCTTTCTTTGAATCGGCAAACAGATCCTGCCTATCAAACAATAAGCGAATATGGTACCTAGCATAGCCAAGAAATATGATCACAAGGTTGGTGACTTTCTTGGTTATAGGACGGGTATGTGAAGATCACGGAGAGGGTCATCCGTTGTCCGAAGGGGAGCCATCAAATACCGACTCCGAATATACTAAGCCCGGGCTACACAGTTCGGGTTGCCCAGCATAATCTGATAGTAATATAAGCCACTATCGTATCAGTAGGATCTGGATACGAGCGAATTGTGGAATCCCCCGCAGCTTATGTAGATCATAGATCTTTTAGTGTCCTCGGCACATCCTAATGGGCTCTGGTCTAGCTGACCAGAGTGCTCACAATGGCTCTTTCTACGTTTTCCATGGTCTCTTATGATATAGGTAACGCTTGAAAAGGGGATAGGCAAGACCTGAGAATATCCCAATCCCTACGCCGAATCATGCAATGAACCATATAAGCTGGACATTGAGAGGTGGAGTAAGATGCAAAGACACACCTTCCGCAATTCTATGCTGACTTCCGCGTCATTATTGAGGTAGGTGATGTCCGTACCCAATCACAGTGAATATTGGTTGTTGGTTCACAGGATATCACATTGACTCATGGTTGGCGACCATGAAGCTGGAGGTCAAAATCCGTGCATCCTTGAACAATTTGATACTAGATATCTTGGCACCCACTGTGTTGGATGGCATTGCGATCCCTTGCTCTTGATGAGACATTCCCTCGCGCTGATGTGACAGTCTATGTGCATGTACTG
It contains:
- a CDS encoding uncharacterized protein (COG:S;~EggNog:ENOG410PUU6;~InterPro:IPR029058) is translated as MNIPLTTPEVPPQFLKLAFLVGHIPQRTLAAEPRVSYTLYIPPTHYNPDPNRVSKSSPYDKAKLPLLVNIHGTSRKTSIRPEQAFFAESTPCAILAPLFPANIDGPNDLDSYKVLRSATLRSDLALLAILDEVATVWPGIDTEKVFLAGFSGGGQFAHRFFYVHPERLAAVSVGAPGKVTMLDEQLAWPSGIANFQEVFGKGLEKDIMRNVQVQLVIGSQDVKVHGGKEFWEWAKKVMAQRMAAEKASEKDGGKEKMGKREVVMMDQGRSQSLQHLQSSWQADGIEAQLDVVDGVAHSSVGVQECVLSYLQPLIQKRG
- a CDS encoding zinc-binding alcohol dehydrogenase family protein (COG:Q;~EggNog:ENOG410PUZA;~InterPro:IPR013149,IPR036291,IPR011032,IPR020843;~PFAM:PF00107,PF13602;~go_function: GO:0016491 - oxidoreductase activity [Evidence IEA];~go_process: GO:0055114 - oxidation-reduction process [Evidence IEA]); translation: MATPSNTALVVRVTDGQSPKLSKEEISLPSPASNQVLVKLSHAAQNPTDVQSFDSNAFGNGAVLGCDFVGEAIELGSEVTRLAKGDIIAGLVWGGEIKGLGAYSQYCLADERISFKLPTNSNISRAEASTIPLAAATAWLALFSKSCLALNRNPAKGTRILVWGGSSSVGLYTIQLASLCGFEVVTTCSPKHFNLVCASGAKYAFDYKDKDVAEQIRGLAPGLRHVFDTIGNATSSATASRALHPGLGNLCTVRPGKANTKNVVTGTRVTDVLVWTAFLKDHSYGEFKWPASKDDHELASELFEKLPGWLEKGTLKPNTPKLLKGLDAVADGFQEYRDGKISAYKIVYEL
- a CDS encoding uncharacterized protein (CAZy:GH16;~COG:G;~EggNog:ENOG410PH2Y;~InterPro:IPR000757,IPR013320,IPR017168;~PFAM:PF00722;~SECRETED:SignalP(1-19);~go_component: GO:0005618 - cell wall [Evidence IEA];~go_function: GO:0004553 - hydrolase activity, hydrolyzing O-glycosyl compounds [Evidence IEA];~go_function: GO:0016798 - hydrolase activity, acting on glycosyl bonds [Evidence IEA];~go_process: GO:0005975 - carbohydrate metabolic process [Evidence IEA];~go_process: GO:0071555 - cell wall organization [Evidence IEA]), which translates into the protein MRHIPAWFVACLAAATASASAPTCSTDSKCPEEYPCCYSGQCGVGTYCLGGCNPLESYSLDSCTPEPICKNQTYSFTSMDNAVLYDHYLGNASEYDWVYSGYPKIKNDSLWLTMPNGTTGSLYSLNHYIWYGKVSAKIKSSRTQGVVTGFILMSDDFDEIDLEWVGYNLSSAQTNFYFQGVENYTNEVNTAVSNGNTFDEWHTYTIDWKPDVLEWLIDGTVMRTLTKNSTYNATSGVYQYPQTPSRLEMSIWPGGSEAEGLGTIEWAGGLIDWDSTDIKEYGYFYAQYKDITIECYPAPAGTIDKGDTSYVYTSDSGLSDTIELSGNSTVLYNLQDTGLNMTAGTKMSDSATASGSSSGASSTGGSSSGDSSTKKSAASGYGERVMEGSVLAAVGAVVALSLS